CAATAACGCCAGGCTGAAGCGGGACAGCGCGAGAATTATCGAGGAGTTTGGGTATGAGCCGACAACGATCTGCACACCCGACGAGCTCATGGGATCTGACGAATAATCAGAGCGACGCGATTGTCGAGGAAATTCACGCGTGGCGAAGCCAATATGCCGCTCAATTCGACAATGATCTCGACAAAATCTTTGCCGATCTAAAGGCAAGAGAAGCCGATAATCCTGTGAAGCGATCGGCCTCGAGACCGCTACGTCCACGAAAATAGCGATCGCATCGGCGCCTATTCCGCTCAACTGTCAAAATTGCTCATTCAGACGAAGATGAAGAAGATGAATGAGGCTCGACGACGGTAGGCCTTAGGCGCGCACCGACTCTATGAAAGCCCTCCCTAAGAAAAAGTTGTGTGAATATCAGGATGCGCTCGTGCGAAGGGACTTGAACAGATGCGAACCGGCCGCACGGTTTCGCATGAAGAGGTCATCAAGCGAATGAAGCTGAAGGCAGCAAAGTGCTCGAACGATAGGGACAAAAGGCTAAGCTAAACATTCCAAGACAGCGTCCATGCTGATTGCCCGAGTGCTGAATGCTGCTTTACTTCAACCCCAAATCCCGCAAACAATACTTAATCTCCGTCGCAACCTCTACAACTTCCATTCCCGGTTCGACCATCAGCTTGCAGGAGAGCGCTTGGCGTGGTGCGCCGTCAGGCGTGGCTTTGTAGGAGACGCGGCAGTATTGGCATTCTTCGTTCCAGCAGAAGCGTCCCATGGCGACATTCTCGGGCGAAAGATATTGCATGGCTCGCAGCAGCATGTTGCCCTTTGGGACTTGGAATTCTTTGCCGAGGATTTTGATGGTGACTAGTTCGTCGAATGGACGATATAGGGGGCCGGGAGTGCTCATGGGATGGGGACATTGTAAAGGCCTCTGATTGCTATCAAAAAAATCGAGTGCCAGCCGCCCACGCTTCAGCACTACAATGCTCCCCACACGAACGGAGTGCCCTATGTCCTCCTATACAACGCGCTCGCGGCAAAACTCCATCTCCTCTACTGAGGAGTCATACATGCCGGACCAGGACAACGATCTGAAGAAAGGCGCGGTGGAGACCGAAAACCGCGACCAGCACAGCCAGACCTCGCTCGAGGGACAGCTTGGGCACCGCACTGAAGACGCGCGCATAAAGGGCCGCGATACGGATTTTCCTGAACCGGGAGAGAATCCAGAGCATAGCGGCCAGGAGATGGACCCTGGAATGCGTCAGAAGAACAACCAGAGCGATAAGAAGGACGATCCGTTGGTGGCGTAGCGCGGGACCTGCGCGCATCTCGGATTCAGCATGCAGCAAGGTAGAGACGCAGCATGCTGCGTCCCTACTTCCAAACAGCCCAAGGATTTTGTCATCCTGAGCCGATGTTGGCGAAGGATCTCCCGCGATGCATAGGGCTCGAATGCTGTGTCCGGGCTCTTTCACGAGAACCTGGGCCGAAAAGCCGGGAGAGTGCAATTCAGTTGATACATTTCGGGAGATCCTTCGCCAACATCGGCTCAGGATGACAAGTCAAGCCCCCCGCCCCCAGCTGCAAATCTGGCCTTCTTCTGATAAAACTCTTGCATCCAGAGGAGAGCCATGAAACGCACACTAACTTTTCTGCCCCTCATTATCTTTACCTCATTCGCCCTCGCCCAGCATGCACCTAGCGGTCCTCCGCTGGCGCCGCAAAGCGTGCAGCCAAACTCAGCCCTAATCGTGGAAGGCATTCCGCCGGTTCCTACGTCGATCGCGCAACAGGCGGATCGTTATACGCAAGTCCGTACTGCCGCTTTTCTGGATTGGAATCCGACCAAACGCGAGATGTTGATCAACACGCGCTTCGGCGATGTGCCGCAGGTGCATCGTGTAGCGGCTCCTGGGGCTGACCGCACGCAACTTACGTTCTTTCCTGACCGCGTGACTTCAGCGCACTACGATCCGGTCAATGGGAAGTACTTCATCTTCTCGAAAGATATCGGCGGCGGCGAGTGGTTCCAGTACTACCGCTATGACGTCGATTCGGGCGACATAACGCTGCTGACTGACGGAAAGTCGCGCAACCTGGGCGCGGTCTTCGCTAACCGTAGCGGGCAGTTTGCCTACAACTCGACGCGGCGCAACGGCCAGGACACCGATCTTTGGGTGATGGATGCCAGCGATCCCAAAACGGACCGCATGCTGCTGCAGCTTCAAGGCGGCGGATGGCAGACTACCGACTGGTCTCCAGATGACAAGCAGCTCCTGCTCATCGAGGGCATCTCGGTGAACGAGTCCTACATATGGCTCGTGGACGTCGCCTCGGGACAGAAGAGACAGCTTACCCAAAAAGGATCCGAGCAGATTGCTTACAGCGACGCGAAGTTCAGCAAAGATGGCAAGGGGTTCTACGCCACTACGGATCGTGACTCGGAGTTCCAGCGTCTGGCCTACTTCGATCTCGGTTCACTGCAGCCAAAGTATTTGACGAGCGACATCAAGTGGGACGTGGACGATTTCGACATCAGCGAGGACGGGCGCACGATTGCCTTCATCGCCAACGAAGATGGAGCCAGCGTGATCCGCCTACTCGATACAGCGTCGGGGCGGCAAAAAGCAGGGCCGAAGATTCCGCTGGGCGTAGTTGGCAGAGTTAAGTGGCACAAGAACGGACAGGATGTTGCCTTCAGCCTCAGCTCAGCCAAGTCTCCGCTCGATACCTATTCGTTCAACGCTCAGACCGGCAAGGTTGATCGCTGGACTACGAGCGAAACCGGAGGCCTGAATCCGGCGAACTTTGCTACGCCGGAGATGATCCACTGGAAGACCTTCGATGCTCGTACCATCTCGGGATATCTCTATAAACCAGATTCTGCAAAGTTCAGCGGCAAACGGCCGGTGATTATCGATATTCACGGCGGTCCTGAAGGGCAGTCGCGTCCTGGGTTCGCAGGGCGAACAAACTACTACGTGAATGAACTTGGTGTGGCCGTGATCTTTCCCAATGTTCGCGGGTCCACCGGATATGGGAAAAGCTTCGTCAAGCTCGACAATGGATTCCTGCGCGAGGGAACTTATAAAGACATCGGAGCGCTGATCGATTGGGTCAAGCAGAGTCCCGATTTGGACGGAGGCAGCATCATGGTCACCGGCGGCAGCTATGGCGGTCACATGACTTGGGCGATCGCGACGCTCTACGAAAACGATCTCTGCTGTCAGTTGCCGGTGGTTGGTCCGAGTAATCTGGTTACACTGCTGGAGCACACCGAACCCTATCGCCGCGATCTGCGACGTGTCGAATATGGCGACGAGCGTGATCCTAAGATGCGCGAGTTCATGGAACGTATTGCACCGATGAACAACGCGCAGAAGATCACCAAGCCGACGTTCGTTGTCGCCGGCACGAATGATCCGCGAGTGCCGGTTAGCGAGTCGCGGCAGATGGCTGACAAGCTGAAGGGAAATGGAGCTCCGCTGTGGTATCTCGAAGCCAAGGACGAAGGCCACGGATTCTCGAAGAAGAAGAACCAGGATTTCCAGTTCTATTCGACGATCATG
This genomic interval from Terriglobales bacterium contains the following:
- a CDS encoding 2Fe-2S iron-sulfur cluster-binding protein → MSTPGPLYRPFDELVTIKILGKEFQVPKGNMLLRAMQYLSPENVAMGRFCWNEECQYCRVSYKATPDGAPRQALSCKLMVEPGMEVVEVATEIKYCLRDLGLK
- a CDS encoding S9 family peptidase, producing MKRTLTFLPLIIFTSFALAQHAPSGPPLAPQSVQPNSALIVEGIPPVPTSIAQQADRYTQVRTAAFLDWNPTKREMLINTRFGDVPQVHRVAAPGADRTQLTFFPDRVTSAHYDPVNGKYFIFSKDIGGGEWFQYYRYDVDSGDITLLTDGKSRNLGAVFANRSGQFAYNSTRRNGQDTDLWVMDASDPKTDRMLLQLQGGGWQTTDWSPDDKQLLLIEGISVNESYIWLVDVASGQKRQLTQKGSEQIAYSDAKFSKDGKGFYATTDRDSEFQRLAYFDLGSLQPKYLTSDIKWDVDDFDISEDGRTIAFIANEDGASVIRLLDTASGRQKAGPKIPLGVVGRVKWHKNGQDVAFSLSSAKSPLDTYSFNAQTGKVDRWTTSETGGLNPANFATPEMIHWKTFDARTISGYLYKPDSAKFSGKRPVIIDIHGGPEGQSRPGFAGRTNYYVNELGVAVIFPNVRGSTGYGKSFVKLDNGFLREGTYKDIGALIDWVKQSPDLDGGSIMVTGGSYGGHMTWAIATLYENDLCCQLPVVGPSNLVTLLEHTEPYRRDLRRVEYGDERDPKMREFMERIAPMNNAQKITKPTFVVAGTNDPRVPVSESRQMADKLKGNGAPLWYLEAKDEGHGFSKKKNQDFQFYSTIMFVKTYLLKQPLETAAGQ